In bacterium, the following are encoded in one genomic region:
- a CDS encoding aminotransferase class I/II-fold pyridoxal phosphate-dependent enzyme has translation MTADRIHLIGSSPTLKVAAKAKALKEQGVDVIDLSVGEPDFGTPAHIKEAGKKAIDENFTKYTANEGILPLRKAIARHLEEEYQLSYDPATEIMVSNGAKHSIYNAMMAIVNDGDEVIIPAPYWVSYPEMVKLANGRPVIVQTREEDGFRLTPEQLRDTVNASTKAVFLNNPSNPTGSGYTREELEALAEVIVEEDLICIADEIYGKLIYDSLKFTRFASLNEEVRKRTITIDGVSKAYSMTGWRIGWAAASPEIISAMAKVQSHATSNPSSISQRAALEAYKGPQYEISKMAAEFEKRRNFVVYKLQSMPRVSCPMPRGAFYAFPNMSAYYKMEYDGVPIRNSYGMAYFLLKHANVAIVPGDAFGTDDFIRISYATSMANLQEGMERLAGALAKLKPAPKRKLIKLTNTETVHKHYVPVDWDVKVGMRDAMVAEAEAQLGYSNYFEWNANINGMIVQLRTNVGHLYDFWVENWYPAQLEADIEPHGVIYAVDGAPGREPHAFYNSDTKTGVLFNSDHYGSLRSLALGLVTDVAERVFDIHAVRALTMDINGEGVMFIGPSGTKKTDLFWRVFQEDEAVALHSYDYIFLRYGGGYAAADNPERKMYIPTNAVRAHESLAKLFDKSKCENVITKVEDCRNEQHRLNESCPLNSGAPYSYDCAKKSHAMLDPYWLGGMARHVKRIDIRHVFILRNDPVSSAVERMDIDDALHTVEMGYPAGTSSGGTQHPFYNPHLLVKTDERIELQKRFFKKLFQSADVYQLNAGASTVTDMVQHVLTHVSGNGR, from the coding sequence GTGACGGCAGACAGAATTCACCTTATAGGTTCTTCGCCGACGCTGAAAGTCGCCGCCAAGGCCAAGGCGCTCAAGGAGCAGGGGGTCGATGTCATCGACCTCAGTGTGGGTGAGCCCGATTTCGGGACACCCGCGCACATCAAGGAGGCCGGCAAAAAGGCGATCGACGAGAACTTTACCAAGTACACGGCCAACGAGGGCATCCTCCCGCTGCGCAAGGCCATTGCGCGGCATCTCGAGGAAGAGTATCAGCTCTCGTATGACCCGGCCACGGAGATCATGGTCTCCAACGGCGCGAAGCATTCCATTTACAACGCGATGATGGCCATCGTCAACGATGGCGACGAAGTGATCATTCCCGCTCCCTACTGGGTGTCGTACCCGGAAATGGTGAAGCTGGCGAACGGTCGTCCCGTGATCGTGCAGACCCGCGAGGAAGACGGCTTCCGCCTGACACCCGAGCAGCTGCGCGATACGGTCAATGCGTCGACCAAGGCGGTGTTCCTGAACAATCCTTCCAATCCCACCGGCAGCGGCTACACGCGTGAAGAACTCGAAGCGCTGGCCGAAGTCATTGTGGAAGAGGATCTCATCTGCATTGCCGACGAGATTTACGGCAAGCTGATATATGACAGCCTGAAGTTCACCCGCTTCGCGTCGCTGAACGAGGAAGTGCGCAAGCGGACGATCACCATCGATGGCGTGTCCAAGGCGTACTCGATGACGGGCTGGCGTATTGGCTGGGCCGCGGCTTCCCCCGAGATTATCTCGGCCATGGCCAAAGTGCAGAGCCACGCCACATCCAACCCGAGTTCCATCTCGCAGCGAGCCGCGCTCGAGGCGTATAAAGGACCGCAGTATGAAATCTCGAAGATGGCCGCCGAGTTCGAGAAGCGACGCAACTTCGTGGTGTACAAGCTGCAGTCCATGCCCCGCGTCAGCTGTCCCATGCCCCGCGGCGCATTCTACGCCTTCCCGAACATGTCCGCTTACTATAAGATGGAATACGACGGCGTTCCCATTCGCAACAGCTACGGCATGGCCTACTTCCTGCTGAAGCATGCGAACGTGGCCATCGTGCCGGGTGACGCATTCGGGACGGACGATTTCATCCGCATCAGCTACGCAACTTCCATGGCCAACCTGCAGGAAGGCATGGAGCGTCTCGCAGGCGCGCTGGCCAAACTCAAGCCGGCGCCGAAGCGCAAGCTCATCAAGCTGACCAACACCGAGACGGTGCACAAACATTACGTGCCGGTGGACTGGGATGTAAAGGTCGGCATGCGCGATGCCATGGTGGCCGAAGCGGAAGCGCAGCTTGGCTACAGCAACTACTTCGAGTGGAATGCCAACATCAACGGCATGATCGTGCAGCTGCGTACCAATGTCGGACACCTCTACGACTTCTGGGTAGAGAACTGGTATCCCGCACAGCTGGAAGCGGACATCGAACCACATGGCGTGATCTACGCGGTCGACGGTGCGCCCGGTCGAGAGCCGCATGCATTCTACAATTCCGACACCAAGACCGGCGTGCTGTTCAATTCGGATCATTACGGCTCGCTGCGTTCGCTGGCGCTGGGACTCGTGACCGACGTTGCCGAGCGTGTCTTCGACATCCACGCGGTACGTGCCCTGACCATGGACATCAACGGCGAAGGCGTGATGTTCATCGGTCCTTCAGGCACGAAGAAAACCGACCTGTTCTGGCGCGTCTTCCAGGAAGACGAAGCCGTGGCCCTGCACAGTTACGATTACATCTTCCTGCGCTATGGTGGTGGATACGCCGCTGCCGACAACCCCGAGCGAAAGATGTACATCCCAACTAATGCCGTGCGGGCACATGAATCCCTCGCAAAGCTGTTCGACAAGAGCAAATGCGAGAACGTCATCACGAAGGTGGAAGACTGCCGCAACGAGCAGCATCGCCTCAACGAAAGCTGTCCCCTCAACAGCGGCGCCCCGTACAGTTACGACTGCGCAAAGAAGTCGCACGCCATGCTCGATCCGTACTGGCTCGGCGGAATGGCGCGGCACGTCAAACGCATCGATATCCGCCACGTCTTCATCCTGCGCAACGACCCGGTATCCTCCGCCGTCGAACGCATGGACATTGACGACGCCCTGCACACCGTGGAGATGGGCTATCCCGCGGGTACTTCGTCGGGCGGCACACAGCATCCGTTCTACAATCCCCATCTGCTGGTCAAGACTGACGAACGCATCGAACTGCAGAAGCGCTTTTTCAAGAAGCTCTTCCAGTCGGCCGACGTCTACCAGCTCAACGCCGGGGCATCAACGGTAACCGATATGGTGCAGCACGTTTTGACTCATGTCAGCGGTAACGGAAGGTAA
- a CDS encoding flotillin, which translates to MLTWIIIAVLVVLIAAFIFWMTRQYRKAGPNEVLVVSGRKSQITTPDGATQEIGYKFRIGGGSFVNPFTEQADTLPIEVVTVTIKTPEVLSKDGIPILSESSAQVKIDSNEYAIFLATQNFMGGGTSAVHEVAQTVLEGKVREAIGGMTVTELYSDRAEFANRVYNAVVRDLGSMGLSMISFALKDINDTQGYLEALSKPRIAAAKRDAVVKQAEYDRDAAIFAAQANKEAEVAKLTAAAEVAGRNWKNEELKAKSQIEVNKVRAQADSSYELERYRLEQDVKQEEYKVKLIETQEQAKVQAEEIKRKEKELEANIIKPAEARKVQIISEAEAEGIRVVKESEAKMQARAKENEVEAARIKMLGQSEADAMIEKAKAYGQYNQAAMYQMVLDVLPELTKNVAEPLSRIDKITLLGGADGKLGTTQLTGQIADVISQVPDVVKTLTGVDLAKFLKDKLAGEED; encoded by the coding sequence ATGCTTACTTGGATCATCATTGCCGTCCTCGTTGTCTTGATCGCTGCTTTCATCTTCTGGATGACGCGGCAGTACCGCAAGGCCGGCCCCAATGAAGTGCTCGTGGTCAGCGGCCGCAAGAGCCAGATCACCACGCCAGATGGCGCGACGCAGGAGATCGGATACAAATTCCGTATCGGCGGCGGTTCTTTTGTCAATCCTTTCACCGAACAGGCCGACACCCTGCCCATTGAGGTCGTCACCGTTACCATCAAGACGCCGGAAGTGCTGTCGAAGGACGGTATTCCCATCCTGAGCGAGTCCTCCGCACAGGTGAAAATTGACTCAAATGAATACGCCATTTTCCTCGCCACGCAGAACTTCATGGGTGGCGGCACCAGTGCCGTGCACGAAGTTGCGCAGACTGTACTCGAAGGCAAAGTGCGCGAAGCCATCGGCGGCATGACGGTGACGGAACTGTATTCCGACCGCGCCGAATTTGCGAACCGTGTTTACAACGCTGTCGTGCGTGATCTGGGAAGCATGGGTCTGTCCATGATTTCCTTCGCGCTCAAGGATATCAATGACACGCAGGGCTATCTCGAAGCACTGTCCAAACCGCGCATTGCGGCCGCGAAGCGCGACGCTGTTGTGAAGCAGGCCGAGTATGATCGTGACGCCGCCATCTTCGCTGCACAGGCAAACAAGGAAGCGGAAGTCGCCAAGCTTACTGCCGCTGCCGAGGTTGCCGGACGCAACTGGAAGAATGAAGAGCTCAAAGCCAAGTCGCAGATCGAAGTCAACAAGGTTCGCGCGCAGGCAGACTCCTCTTACGAACTCGAGCGTTACCGTCTCGAGCAGGACGTCAAGCAGGAGGAATACAAGGTCAAGCTGATCGAAACGCAGGAGCAGGCGAAAGTCCAGGCCGAAGAGATCAAGCGCAAGGAAAAGGAACTCGAAGCGAACATCATCAAGCCGGCCGAGGCCCGCAAGGTGCAGATCATTTCCGAAGCGGAAGCCGAGGGCATTCGTGTGGTGAAAGAATCCGAGGCCAAGATGCAGGCCCGCGCGAAGGAAAACGAAGTCGAAGCCGCACGCATCAAGATGCTCGGACAGTCCGAGGCCGATGCGATGATCGAAAAGGCGAAGGCGTACGGACAGTACAACCAGGCCGCGATGTACCAGATGGTTCTCGACGTGCTGCCCGAGCTCACGAAGAACGTGGCCGAGCCGCTTTCGCGCATCGACAAAATCACGCTGCTCGGCGGAGCGGACGGCAAGCTGGGCACCACGCAGCTTACCGGACAGATCGCCGATGTCATTTCGCAGGTCCCGGATGTCGTCAAGACACTCACCGGCGTTGACCTCGCGAAATTCCTCAAGGATAAGCTGGCAGGGGAAGAGGACTAA
- a CDS encoding M48 family metallopeptidase, which translates to MNIYAVIILVTLLLTTALEVWADLLNLRALSPELPDEFKDVYDEKEYARSQEYTRVRTRFGFISGGFDLLIMLLFWFSGGFNWLDVQLRTLELGPIWTGLLYIGSLSAGMGILTLPFSVYSTFVIEERFGFNRTSVKTFILDMLKGALLGVLIGGPVLALVLWLFLTAGTIAWLYAWLAVTAFMIVMQYIAPTWIMPLFNRFTPLEEGPLRDEILRYADSVQFPLKGIFVMDGSKRSSRSNAFFTGFGKNKRIVLFDTLIEKHDVEELTSVLAHEIGHYRKKHIIVGLLLSVIETGVMFFLLSLFISQAALAHAFFMAHVSVYAGLVFFGMLYSPVSFLLSIGMNALSRKHEFEADRYAVLTYRKPDAMASALKTLSVTNLSNVTPHPVYVFLHYSHPPMIERLRHIVRVAAEKIPHRSKLRIGVKDLL; encoded by the coding sequence ATGAACATTTACGCCGTCATTATTCTCGTTACCCTGCTGCTCACGACCGCGCTGGAAGTGTGGGCCGACCTTCTCAACCTTCGCGCACTCTCGCCCGAGCTGCCTGACGAGTTCAAGGACGTCTATGATGAAAAGGAGTATGCACGTTCGCAGGAATACACCCGCGTGCGGACGAGATTCGGATTTATCTCCGGCGGATTTGACCTGCTGATAATGCTGCTCTTCTGGTTTTCAGGGGGATTCAACTGGCTGGATGTGCAGCTCCGCACACTGGAACTGGGACCGATATGGACGGGACTTCTTTACATCGGGAGCCTGAGCGCGGGTATGGGAATCCTGACACTCCCGTTTTCCGTGTATTCCACCTTCGTTATCGAGGAGCGCTTCGGCTTCAACCGCACCAGCGTTAAAACCTTCATTCTCGACATGCTCAAAGGTGCTCTGCTGGGGGTGCTCATCGGGGGACCCGTGCTGGCGCTCGTGCTCTGGCTCTTCCTTACGGCCGGCACCATCGCGTGGCTGTACGCATGGCTCGCGGTCACTGCGTTCATGATTGTCATGCAGTACATCGCTCCCACCTGGATCATGCCGCTGTTCAACCGTTTTACCCCGCTTGAAGAGGGTCCGCTGCGCGATGAAATTCTCCGCTATGCCGACTCTGTCCAATTCCCTTTGAAAGGGATTTTCGTGATGGACGGTTCAAAACGCTCGTCCCGTTCGAACGCGTTCTTCACGGGATTCGGAAAGAACAAGCGCATCGTGCTCTTCGACACGCTGATAGAAAAGCATGATGTGGAAGAACTGACATCCGTACTCGCACATGAGATCGGGCACTACAGGAAAAAACATATCATCGTCGGACTGCTGCTCAGCGTGATCGAGACCGGGGTCATGTTTTTCCTGCTGTCGCTGTTCATATCGCAGGCCGCTCTCGCGCACGCGTTTTTCATGGCGCATGTATCGGTGTATGCGGGACTCGTGTTCTTCGGCATGCTCTACTCACCTGTGTCCTTCCTGCTGTCCATTGGGATGAATGCCCTTTCGCGTAAGCATGAGTTCGAAGCAGACCGCTATGCCGTGCTCACTTATCGGAAGCCTGACGCCATGGCATCAGCGCTCAAAACACTTTCCGTCACGAATCTCAGCAACGTCACACCGCACCCGGTGTACGTCTTCCTCCACTACTCCCATCCCCCCATGATCGAACGCCTCCGCCACATCGTACGCGTCGCTGCTGAGAAAATCCCCCACCGCTCCAAACTCCGCATCGGCGTGAAAGATCTGCTGTAG
- a CDS encoding radical SAM protein, translated as MITSHERHYVPSMRHLFGPVPSRRLGTSLGIDLTPQKACTLNCLYCECGKTDTLTVERKEYVPTQEVIDQLRAFLSSAPDLDAVTFSGSGEPTLHSGVGDIIAFLKREFPQYPVVMLTNSTLLHLPEVRAELMPVDRVVPSLDAVSDDVFRKINRPQSSLTSGQLIEGLEIFCREFHGEVWLEIFLIPGLNDTPEELALFSELLPRLRTTRVQLNALDRPGAVDWIDPMPRENLEAIAHMLGEGVEVIGKPVLRRHLASFSEDIRDRILDTIRVRPCTLDDLSSALGLHPLDAGKYLDVLLADGLIQQQRAPRGIFYRAE; from the coding sequence ATGATTACCAGCCACGAACGTCACTACGTCCCCAGCATGCGCCATCTTTTCGGACCCGTCCCCTCCCGTCGTCTCGGTACCTCACTCGGCATCGACCTGACCCCGCAGAAAGCCTGCACGCTCAATTGTCTGTACTGTGAATGCGGGAAAACAGATACCCTGACCGTGGAACGCAAAGAGTACGTGCCCACGCAGGAAGTGATCGATCAGCTGCGCGCGTTTCTTTCGTCCGCACCCGATCTCGACGCCGTCACCTTCTCCGGTTCCGGGGAGCCGACGCTGCACAGCGGTGTGGGAGATATCATCGCGTTTCTGAAAAGGGAATTCCCGCAGTACCCCGTGGTCATGCTTACGAACAGCACCCTGCTGCATCTGCCGGAGGTGCGCGCGGAGCTGATGCCGGTAGACCGCGTCGTCCCGTCGCTCGATGCGGTATCTGATGACGTGTTCCGTAAAATCAATCGTCCTCAATCATCGCTCACGAGTGGACAGCTGATTGAGGGACTGGAAATATTCTGCCGGGAATTCCACGGAGAGGTCTGGCTGGAAATTTTTCTGATTCCCGGACTCAATGATACGCCCGAGGAACTCGCGCTCTTCAGCGAACTGCTGCCCCGCCTGCGCACCACGCGTGTTCAGCTCAATGCACTTGATCGTCCGGGAGCGGTGGACTGGATCGACCCCATGCCCCGCGAGAATCTCGAGGCCATCGCACACATGCTGGGCGAAGGCGTGGAAGTCATCGGGAAACCCGTTCTCCGCCGTCACCTCGCATCCTTCAGCGAAGACATTCGCGACCGTATTCTTGACACCATCCGCGTGCGTCCCTGCACGCTCGATGATCTTTCCTCCGCTCTTGGACTCCATCCCCTCGACGCAGGCAAATACCTCGACGTCCTTCTCGCCGACGGACTCATCCAACAGCAACGCGCCCCACGCGGCATATTTTATCGCGCCGAATAG
- a CDS encoding class I SAM-dependent methyltransferase, with the protein MAPSVHEQLKFFIAERYADREQFDLGDFLYDNHLFRGVDEDFVDFVFTHRNEMLVLLADEDKRRQLIDEMADATRVYTWERNQYLALPGGSDTLLASLYDALVTRSAHALRDAASRDALRKAMRHVIDAHHERLLRFFAAVCPTDDGGQPAESFLRSVPCDEYSAELQLTLLALEVEQLQQPVLDLGCGSEGRLMHFLHNAGVAGLGVDRLAPRAEGFLRLDWMQAPLDAAQWGTVVAHQSFSLHFLFHHRHQTGLESRFAQHFMQILHNLRPGGRFCYTPGLPFFEKVLADEPAFRIMQFPHNLNSSAPSDVAYATHIQRIAS; encoded by the coding sequence GTGGCCCCAAGCGTACATGAACAGCTGAAGTTTTTTATCGCCGAACGGTATGCGGACAGGGAGCAGTTCGACCTCGGCGATTTCCTGTACGACAACCACCTGTTCCGTGGTGTGGATGAAGACTTCGTCGACTTCGTGTTCACGCACCGGAATGAAATGCTGGTCCTTCTCGCGGACGAGGACAAGCGCCGGCAGCTGATCGATGAAATGGCCGACGCCACCCGCGTGTATACGTGGGAACGTAATCAGTATCTCGCGCTTCCGGGAGGGAGCGATACATTGCTGGCGTCGCTCTACGATGCGCTGGTTACACGCAGTGCGCATGCGTTGAGGGATGCTGCATCGAGGGATGCCCTGCGCAAGGCCATGCGTCATGTTATCGACGCGCATCACGAACGGCTGCTGCGTTTCTTTGCTGCGGTGTGTCCCACTGATGATGGTGGACAGCCCGCGGAGAGTTTTCTCCGCAGCGTACCATGCGATGAGTATTCGGCCGAACTGCAGCTCACGTTGCTTGCGCTCGAGGTGGAGCAGCTGCAGCAACCCGTGCTCGACCTCGGCTGTGGTAGTGAAGGAAGGCTTATGCACTTTCTGCATAATGCGGGTGTGGCGGGACTCGGTGTCGACCGGCTTGCACCGCGAGCGGAGGGATTTCTGCGCTTGGACTGGATGCAGGCGCCGCTTGATGCCGCCCAGTGGGGCACCGTAGTCGCGCATCAATCCTTCAGCCTGCATTTCCTGTTTCATCACCGTCATCAGACAGGACTGGAATCGCGTTTCGCTCAACATTTTATGCAGATTCTGCATAATCTGCGTCCCGGGGGACGTTTCTGTTACACTCCCGGACTCCCGTTCTTCGAGAAAGTTCTCGCCGATGAACCCGCCTTTCGCATTATGCAGTTTCCGCATAATCTCAATTCCTCCGCTCCGTCCGATGTCGCATACGCAACGCATATTCAGCGCATCGCTTCCTGA
- the rsgA gene encoding ribosome small subunit-dependent GTPase A codes for MTLKEIGYESYAAEAFAELGVSGFVPARVAVVNRNNFELLTEKGPVTAEPTGRLLFTAEDSLAIPTVGDWVAAQLLNDDTFALIHHLLPRRTVLRRKDPGRNVEFQLLGANIDTAFVLQAADRDFNLNRLERYLVMIREGGIRPVIILGKADLVDEDERAAMLEGMRETAGKVSCIAYSAVTGEGLEVIRTELLPGSTVCLLGSSGVGKTTLLNTLLGEQVFATKEVRDADHRGRHTTTRRQLLPMPDGALLIDTPGMRELGNFGADAGMSATFADIEELIEQCRFSDCTHQHEKGCAVLAALEEGVLDEGHFENYQKMQREAAHYQRSYVERRKRDKEFGKMVKSILKGKPGGPKRT; via the coding sequence ATGACACTTAAGGAAATCGGATACGAATCGTACGCTGCAGAGGCGTTCGCCGAACTCGGTGTGTCCGGTTTCGTCCCGGCCCGCGTCGCAGTGGTCAACAGGAATAATTTCGAACTGTTGACGGAAAAGGGACCCGTCACCGCAGAACCGACGGGACGATTGCTGTTTACGGCTGAAGACAGCCTTGCAATCCCCACCGTGGGCGACTGGGTTGCCGCACAGCTTCTCAATGACGATACCTTCGCCTTGATACATCACCTGCTCCCTCGCCGCACGGTGTTGCGGCGCAAGGATCCGGGACGCAATGTGGAATTCCAGTTGCTCGGGGCCAATATCGATACTGCCTTCGTGCTGCAGGCGGCTGATCGCGATTTCAACCTCAATCGCCTCGAGCGTTACCTGGTGATGATACGGGAGGGCGGGATTCGTCCTGTCATCATTCTCGGCAAAGCTGATCTCGTGGATGAGGATGAACGCGCGGCGATGCTCGAGGGCATGCGCGAAACAGCCGGGAAAGTGTCATGCATCGCCTATAGTGCGGTGACGGGGGAAGGACTCGAAGTCATCCGCACGGAGCTGCTTCCCGGAAGCACTGTCTGTCTCCTGGGCTCGTCCGGCGTCGGGAAGACCACACTGCTCAACACGCTGCTGGGTGAGCAGGTTTTTGCGACCAAGGAAGTGCGCGATGCGGACCATCGCGGACGGCATACGACCACGCGCCGGCAGCTGCTTCCCATGCCCGACGGTGCCCTGCTCATCGACACACCGGGCATGCGTGAACTGGGCAATTTCGGCGCCGATGCCGGTATGAGCGCCACCTTCGCCGATATCGAGGAGTTGATCGAGCAGTGCCGTTTTTCGGATTGCACGCATCAGCACGAAAAGGGCTGTGCCGTGCTCGCCGCACTCGAAGAGGGTGTGCTCGATGAAGGACACTTTGAAAACTATCAGAAAATGCAGCGTGAAGCTGCGCACTATCAGCGCTCGTATGTCGAACGACGCAAGCGGGACAAGGAGTTCGGGAAAATGGTGAAGTCCATCTTGAAGGGTAAACCCGGTGGCCCCAAGCGTACATGA
- a CDS encoding AAA family ATPase, giving the protein MDSEQVYIERPDVEQRFDDILARSRENGLEVIWLFGETGQGKTRFLQHYLNHVREHTLVSYAQCSSPLGSQSTNVLKPHQPLKDIFEDLLANQANTRRKLNLVKNISLTVLAIIPIVGELAYGVKEIRRDLNEFKNGTREVDFSNFVREYFNDLKAIAEESPVLLVIDDVQWVDAPTIEALNRFFSEKEYRGARITLVLSARRDELESSPELLSLYTKFSQAEYVSEVTVPPFSPEQMQDFYHAHFPRCPRQPDLLQWLEQKTGGNPFFLQSYIQHLLVENVLDDRGVVTGDLQSYRGLPAEIRLVTNWLMKSLKEHDLNLVLTASVLGYQFSLHELMHLTQRPSLELIRVLRRVRTLHGIVEPVGFRLVNGKESTVYRFTQHAIHTALYNELTAEEKEALHRMTAHYLNDLRLSRGDDPDVQNSIASALMLHSRLGREPELEYQSILMKAQNTAEDLDEEEVLNQLRSLSPAIGIPFEEIMQTYRQAMQLAPLRTKFAHREQVSLGGLGEEREGDGLGDFMVRVLSMIQRGNTAEANVVLEMQLTRAERKGQSVHPLVHLLYALTSQMLGRGADLSVRALHTAAMSTAHPTYAAFARVGLAMFEAKDDISVLEALKEASQYAGRHSRIIHTIVAWIINTRFSGREEFADILSQRNLPSTMPESLQQHYPRTASVIRREG; this is encoded by the coding sequence GTGGACAGTGAACAGGTATACATCGAGCGTCCCGACGTCGAACAGCGATTCGACGATATCCTCGCACGCAGCAGGGAAAACGGGTTGGAAGTCATCTGGCTGTTTGGAGAAACGGGACAGGGCAAAACGCGTTTTCTGCAGCACTATCTCAATCACGTGCGCGAGCACACGCTGGTTTCCTACGCGCAATGCAGCTCTCCGCTCGGGAGCCAATCGACCAATGTTCTCAAGCCGCATCAGCCGCTGAAGGATATCTTCGAAGACCTTCTCGCCAACCAGGCCAACACGCGGCGCAAGCTCAACCTGGTCAAGAACATTTCCCTCACCGTTCTCGCCATCATTCCCATCGTGGGAGAATTGGCCTACGGCGTGAAGGAAATCCGACGCGATCTTAACGAATTCAAGAACGGCACGCGGGAAGTGGATTTCTCCAATTTCGTGCGTGAGTATTTCAACGACCTGAAGGCGATCGCAGAAGAATCTCCCGTACTGCTGGTGATCGATGACGTGCAGTGGGTGGACGCCCCGACCATCGAAGCACTGAACCGTTTCTTTTCTGAAAAAGAGTACCGGGGCGCAAGGATCACGCTCGTGCTCAGTGCCCGCCGCGACGAACTGGAGTCGTCGCCCGAACTGCTATCCCTCTATACGAAATTCTCGCAGGCGGAGTATGTCTCCGAGGTCACCGTCCCGCCTTTCAGTCCCGAACAGATGCAGGATTTCTATCACGCGCATTTCCCGCGCTGTCCACGGCAGCCCGACCTCCTTCAGTGGCTGGAACAGAAAACCGGCGGCAACCCCTTTTTCCTGCAGTCCTACATCCAACACCTTCTCGTGGAGAACGTCCTCGACGACCGCGGGGTGGTGACGGGTGACCTGCAGTCGTATCGCGGACTCCCGGCCGAGATTCGCCTGGTCACCAACTGGCTGATGAAGTCGCTTAAGGAACACGATCTGAATCTCGTGCTGACGGCGTCGGTGCTGGGGTACCAGTTCTCGCTACATGAGCTCATGCACCTGACGCAGCGTCCTTCCCTTGAGCTGATCCGTGTGCTGCGCCGCGTGCGCACCCTGCATGGCATTGTCGAGCCCGTCGGTTTCCGCCTGGTGAACGGGAAGGAATCCACCGTGTATCGTTTCACACAGCATGCCATCCACACCGCACTGTACAACGAACTGACGGCGGAAGAGAAAGAGGCGCTGCATCGCATGACAGCACATTACCTCAACGATCTCCGGCTGTCGCGCGGGGACGACCCGGATGTGCAGAATTCCATCGCGTCGGCACTGATGCTGCATTCCCGACTGGGACGTGAGCCGGAGCTCGAGTATCAGTCCATTCTCATGAAGGCGCAGAACACCGCGGAAGATCTCGACGAGGAGGAAGTGCTCAACCAGCTGCGCTCGCTTTCACCGGCGATCGGCATTCCATTCGAAGAAATCATGCAGACCTATCGCCAGGCGATGCAGCTTGCACCTCTGCGGACGAAGTTCGCGCATCGCGAGCAGGTCTCGCTAGGGGGACTCGGGGAAGAGCGTGAGGGCGACGGACTCGGTGATTTCATGGTCCGCGTGCTGAGCATGATACAGCGCGGCAATACGGCCGAAGCCAACGTCGTTCTGGAAATGCAGCTCACCCGCGCCGAGAGGAAAGGGCAATCGGTGCATCCCCTCGTACACCTGCTGTACGCGCTTACCTCCCAGATGCTCGGACGAGGTGCCGATCTTTCGGTACGCGCCCTGCACACTGCGGCGATGAGCACAGCGCATCCCACCTACGCCGCATTTGCGCGTGTGGGACTCGCCATGTTCGAGGCGAAAGACGACATTTCCGTTCTGGAGGCATTAAAGGAAGCGTCCCAGTATGCGGGACGCCACAGCAGAATAATTCACACCATCGTCGCGTGGATCATCAACACACGCTTCAGTGGCCGCGAAGAATTCGCGGACATCCTCTCCCAGCGGAACCTTCCCTCCACCATGCCTGAATCCCTGCAGCAGCATTATCCCCGCACCGCTTCGGTCATACGCAGGGAAGGCTGA
- the ndk gene encoding nucleoside-diphosphate kinase, with protein MQRTLAIVKPDGVAAGLVGEVVKRIEQEGLRIVGMRMEHMTQTKAEGFYYVHRDKPFFGSLMEFMTSGPVVLMTLEGVDAIKRWRSLMGATNPEKADPGTIRRDMATSIERNVVHGSDAVDTASFEVNYFFTGTELMA; from the coding sequence ATGCAGAGAACGCTTGCAATTGTGAAGCCCGACGGTGTCGCAGCCGGACTCGTGGGAGAAGTTGTCAAACGGATCGAGCAGGAAGGACTGCGCATCGTTGGAATGCGTATGGAGCATATGACGCAGACGAAAGCGGAGGGCTTTTATTACGTCCATCGCGACAAACCGTTTTTCGGTTCCCTGATGGAATTCATGACCTCGGGTCCCGTCGTGCTGATGACGCTGGAAGGAGTGGATGCCATCAAGCGCTGGCGCTCGCTCATGGGTGCGACCAATCCGGAGAAGGCCGATCCCGGTACGATTCGCAGGGATATGGCGACCAGCATCGAACGCAATGTCGTCCACGGATCCGATGCCGTCGATACGGCGTCATTTGAAGTGAATTACTTTTTTACCGGAACAGAGCTGATGGCCTGA